Below is a genomic region from Glaciihabitans sp. INWT7.
CATCGCCGCGTGGCTCCTGACTACCGCGCGCAGGGAGGCCTGGCGGGTCTCCAAACGCAGTGCCGCAAGCATCCCCGTCTCCGACGAGGTGCTCGAAGCGGTGACCGAAGACGAGGCGTCCGCAGAAGACGTGGCGATCGCCCGGGACGGCGAGCACAAGCTGTGGGCCTGCGTTCGCCAGCTGTCCGAGCGCTGTCAACGATTGCTGCGCATCGTGGCTTTCGAGCAGCGGCCCGACTACGCCGCGATCGCGAAGGACCTGGGGATGCCGGTGGGGAGCATCGGTCCGACGCGCGGACGCTGCCTGTCGAAGCTCCGGGATGCTCTCGAGCTGATGGAAGGTGCACGATGACGATGCGCGACGAATCACCGCTCTCGGACGAAGACCTGTTCTCCCGCCTTCGAACGCTGTGGCGCCAGCGCGATCCGATGCCCGCCGGGCTGGTGGACAACGTGCTCGTCGCGCTGGCCACTCGCGACCTGGGTGTGGAATACGCCATGCTCACGATGCTCGAATCGAGCGGGTCAGCGGTCGGGGTGCGCGGCGACTCGGATGTGCAGCTTCTCGAATTCGCCCACGGCACCCGGTCGATCATGTTGCGCGTCAGTGACCTGCGCGATGGCCGACGCCGCGTCGACGGCTGGATCGCGCCCGCCGCGACCTTGTCGGTGAGGCTCGAGCAGGATCATGATGACTTCAATACCACCGCGAGTGCCGAGGGGCGTTTCGATTTCCCCGACATCCCGGCGGGGCGGACGCGCATGTGGCTCCAGCCCGAACTCGGGCAGGATGCCGCGGCTGGGGCGCGACAGGGTTTGACCACGGACTACTTCACGCTCTGATGAGCATGCTGTGCGGAATCGACAAAGAGCAAATCGACC
It encodes:
- a CDS encoding RNA polymerase sigma factor; protein product: MTDNDSVRGRPEGHRTESHVIWDDSAAAFSRWLSGDPGAMDELVHTMTPVLWQVVRAYGLAQDQAQDVVQTTWLTLVQRSGSIADPHAIAAWLLTTARREAWRVSKRSAASIPVSDEVLEAVTEDEASAEDVAIARDGEHKLWACVRQLSERCQRLLRIVAFEQRPDYAAIAKDLGMPVGSIGPTRGRCLSKLRDALELMEGAR